A section of the Pan paniscus chromosome 11, NHGRI_mPanPan1-v2.0_pri, whole genome shotgun sequence genome encodes:
- the EXOSC3 gene encoding exosome complex component RRP40 isoform X1 gives MAEPASVAAESLAGSRARAARTVLGQVVLPGEELLLPEQEDAEGPGGAVERPLSLNAGARSRVRVVCGPGLRRCGDRLLVTKCGRLRHKEPGSGSGGGVYWVDSQQKRYVPVKGDHVIGIVTAKSGDIFKVDVGGSEPASLSYLSFEGATKRNRPNVQVGDLIYGQFVVANKDMEPEMVCIDSCGRANGMGVIGQDGLLFKVTLGLIRKLLAPDCEIIQEVGKLYPLEIVFGMNGRIWVKAKTIQQTLILANILEACEHMTSDQRKQIFSRLAES, from the exons ATGGCCGAACCTGCGTCTGTCGCGGCTGAATCTCTCGCGGGCAGCAGGGCGCGCGCTGCACGAACAGTACTAGGTCAGGTGGTGCTCCCGGGTGAGGAGCTGCTCCTGCCGGAACAGGAGGACGCGGAAGGCCCTGGGGGTGCAGTGGAGCGACCGTTGAGCCTGAATGCTGGAGCGCGCTCGCGGGTGCGCGTTGTATGCGGCCCGGGCCTTCGGCGCTGTGGGGACCGCCTGCTGGTCACCAAGTGCGGCCGCCTCCGTCACAAGGAGCCCGGCAGTGGCAGCGGCGGCGGTGTTTACTGGGTGGACTCTCAGCAGAAGCGG tatgttcCAGTAAAAGGAGACCATGTGATTGGCATAGTGACAGCTAAATCTGGAGATATATTCAAAGTTGATGTTGGAGGGAGTGAGCCAGCTTCTTTGTCTTACTTGTCATTTGAAGGTGCAACTAAAAGAAACAGACCAAATGTGCAG GTTGGAGATCTCATCTATGGCCAATTTGtggttgctaataaagacatggaaCCAGAGATGGTCTGTATTGACAGCTGTGGACGAGCCAATGGAATGGGTGTCATTGGACAGGATGGTCTGCTTTTTAAAGTGACTCTGGGCTTAATTAGAAA GCTATTAGCTCCAGATTGTGAAATCATACAGGAAGTGGGAAAACTCTATCCACTGGAGATAGTATTTGGAATGAATGGAAGAATATGGGTTAAGGCAAAAACCATCCAGCAGACTTTAATTTTGGCAAACATTTTAGAAGCTTGTGAACACATGACGTCAGATCAAAGAAAACAGATCTTCTCCAGATTGGCAGAAAGTTGA
- the EXOSC3 gene encoding exosome complex component RRP40 isoform X2, whose translation MAEPASVAAESLAGSRARAARTVLGQVVLPGEELLLPEQEDAEGPGGAVERPLSLNAGARSRVRVVCGPGLRRCGDRLLVTKCGRLRHKEPGSGSGGGVYWVDSQQKRYVPVKGDHVIGIVTAKSGDIFKVDVGGSEPASLSYLSFEGATKRNRPNVQVGDLIYGQFVVANKDMEPEMVCIDSCGRANGMGVIGQDGLLFKVTLGLIRKQGLALSPRLECRGII comes from the exons ATGGCCGAACCTGCGTCTGTCGCGGCTGAATCTCTCGCGGGCAGCAGGGCGCGCGCTGCACGAACAGTACTAGGTCAGGTGGTGCTCCCGGGTGAGGAGCTGCTCCTGCCGGAACAGGAGGACGCGGAAGGCCCTGGGGGTGCAGTGGAGCGACCGTTGAGCCTGAATGCTGGAGCGCGCTCGCGGGTGCGCGTTGTATGCGGCCCGGGCCTTCGGCGCTGTGGGGACCGCCTGCTGGTCACCAAGTGCGGCCGCCTCCGTCACAAGGAGCCCGGCAGTGGCAGCGGCGGCGGTGTTTACTGGGTGGACTCTCAGCAGAAGCGG tatgttcCAGTAAAAGGAGACCATGTGATTGGCATAGTGACAGCTAAATCTGGAGATATATTCAAAGTTGATGTTGGAGGGAGTGAGCCAGCTTCTTTGTCTTACTTGTCATTTGAAGGTGCAACTAAAAGAAACAGACCAAATGTGCAG GTTGGAGATCTCATCTATGGCCAATTTGtggttgctaataaagacatggaaCCAGAGATGGTCTGTATTGACAGCTGTGGACGAGCCAATGGAATGGGTGTCATTGGACAGGATGGTCTGCTTTTTAAAGTGACTCTGGGCTTAATTAGAAA
- the EXOSC3 gene encoding exosome complex component RRP40 isoform X3 produces the protein MAEPASVAAESLAGSRARAARTVLGQVVLPGEELLLPEQEDAEGPGGAVERPLSLNAGARSRVRVVCGPGLRRCGDRLLVTKCGRLRHKEPGSGSGGGVYWVDSQQKRYVPVKGDHVIGIVTAKSGDIFKVDVGGSEPASLSYLSFEGATKRNRPNVQVGDLIYGQFVVANKDMEPEMVCIDSCGRANGMGVIGQDGLLFKVTLGLIRNYGELLRKGITF, from the exons ATGGCCGAACCTGCGTCTGTCGCGGCTGAATCTCTCGCGGGCAGCAGGGCGCGCGCTGCACGAACAGTACTAGGTCAGGTGGTGCTCCCGGGTGAGGAGCTGCTCCTGCCGGAACAGGAGGACGCGGAAGGCCCTGGGGGTGCAGTGGAGCGACCGTTGAGCCTGAATGCTGGAGCGCGCTCGCGGGTGCGCGTTGTATGCGGCCCGGGCCTTCGGCGCTGTGGGGACCGCCTGCTGGTCACCAAGTGCGGCCGCCTCCGTCACAAGGAGCCCGGCAGTGGCAGCGGCGGCGGTGTTTACTGGGTGGACTCTCAGCAGAAGCGG tatgttcCAGTAAAAGGAGACCATGTGATTGGCATAGTGACAGCTAAATCTGGAGATATATTCAAAGTTGATGTTGGAGGGAGTGAGCCAGCTTCTTTGTCTTACTTGTCATTTGAAGGTGCAACTAAAAGAAACAGACCAAATGTGCAG GTTGGAGATCTCATCTATGGCCAATTTGtggttgctaataaagacatggaaCCAGAGATGGTCTGTATTGACAGCTGTGGACGAGCCAATGGAATGGGTGTCATTGGACAGGATGGTCTGCTTTTTAAAGTGACTCTGGGCTTAATTAGAAA CTATGGAGAACTGCTCAGAAAAGGAATCACATTCTAA
- the EXOSC3 gene encoding exosome complex component RRP40 isoform X4: MAEPASVAAESLAGSRARAARTVLGQVVLPGEELLLPEQEDAEGPGGAVERPLSLNAGARSRVRVVCGPGLRRCGDRLLVTKCGRLRHKEPGSGSGGGVYWVDSQQKRYVPVKGDHVIGIVTAKSGDIFKVDVGGSEPASLSYLSFEGATKRNRPNVQAISSRL; encoded by the exons ATGGCCGAACCTGCGTCTGTCGCGGCTGAATCTCTCGCGGGCAGCAGGGCGCGCGCTGCACGAACAGTACTAGGTCAGGTGGTGCTCCCGGGTGAGGAGCTGCTCCTGCCGGAACAGGAGGACGCGGAAGGCCCTGGGGGTGCAGTGGAGCGACCGTTGAGCCTGAATGCTGGAGCGCGCTCGCGGGTGCGCGTTGTATGCGGCCCGGGCCTTCGGCGCTGTGGGGACCGCCTGCTGGTCACCAAGTGCGGCCGCCTCCGTCACAAGGAGCCCGGCAGTGGCAGCGGCGGCGGTGTTTACTGGGTGGACTCTCAGCAGAAGCGG tatgttcCAGTAAAAGGAGACCATGTGATTGGCATAGTGACAGCTAAATCTGGAGATATATTCAAAGTTGATGTTGGAGGGAGTGAGCCAGCTTCTTTGTCTTACTTGTCATTTGAAGGTGCAACTAAAAGAAACAGACCAAATGTGCAG GCTATTAGCTCCAGATTGTGA